One stretch of Solenopsis invicta isolate M01_SB chromosome 16, UNIL_Sinv_3.0, whole genome shotgun sequence DNA includes these proteins:
- the LOC105203098 gene encoding queuosine salvage protein, giving the protein MATSRISTEECIAKRTKTIIIDKNGVKELAEEVTDFMLCNQHSIALGTTFIWQLPGLYPTFFDLRSADWLFILHTLNFMLWIPNSTRQWTVNKYTGFWALCSAIKRAIDEGKPIWYSDYYMTIGSSEFEYIFRGDDKITLPYLKERHSILRRVGRTLKKKYDGFFMNCIRASGYDANKLKRMLFEFDSYQDQVSFYGKEIRLCTKAKILIHDLRTYFPITPEESMKTSTLLVDYRTSQVLINFKALRCTDNLQYRLKSGELIHSDIEELEIRCCLIYAVQMVCDEVRKIYANCVEHTSILDTLISRISTVVDNYIFHYQIMHSARLMSTIPLYSIRTTSY; this is encoded by the exons ATGGCTACGTCTAGGATTTCGACAGAGGAATGTATTGCCAAAAGAACGAAAACCATAATCATCGATAAAAATGGAGTAAAAGAATTAGCAGAGGAG GTGACAGATTTTATGCTATGTAATCAGCACTCTATAGCATTGGGAACTACTTTTATATGGCAATTACCCGGACTTTATCCTACTTTCTTCGATCTCAGGAGCGCTGATTGGCTATTTATATTGCACACGTTAAATTTTATGCTTTGGATTCCAAATAGTACTAGACAATGGACAGTTAACAAGTATACCGGATTTTGGGCATTGTGCTCGGCTATCAAGAGAGCCATTGAT GAAGGTAAACCAATTTGGTATTCTGATTATTACATGACTATTGGATCAAGTGAGTTCGAATACATTTTTCGAGGTGACGATAAAATTACTCTTCCATATTTAAAAGAAAGACATAGTATTTTGCGTCGAGTTGGAAGAACTTTAAAGAAGAAATATGACG GTTTTTTTATGAATTGCATAAGAGCATCTGGATACGatgcaaataaattgaaaagaatGCTTTTTGAATTTGACAGCTATCAAGATCAAGTATCATTTTATggaaaagaaa ttcgCCTCTGTACTAAGGCCAAGATATTGATACATGACCTACGAACATACTTTCCAATTACTCCGGAAGAATCAATGAAGACGTCTACGTTATTGGTTGATTATCGTACCTCTCAAGttctcattaattttaaagctCTTCGCTGTACTGATAATCTCCAATATCGTTTGAAAA GTGGTGAACTGATCCACAGCGATATAGAGGAATTGGAAATACGCTGTTGCTTGATTTATGCAGTTCAAATGGTATGTGACGAAGTACGAAAAATATACGCGAATTGTGTGGAACACACGAGCATCCTTGACACATTGATATCTCGAATTTCGACAGTGGTCGACAATTACATATTCCACTATCAGATAATGCACAGTGCTCGTTTGATGTCCACAATACCACTTTACTCTATTAGAACTACAAGTTACTAG
- the LOC105203113 gene encoding queuosine salvage protein, with product MQSNRQRDTEQPDDQRYIKRRNNTEQKDPILYVAENAQNVSINMNGVTNIVLETLHYMRRNYDNHNLDAVTYNYVRLSTEFHPKVNDPTAADWLFVLNTLNYSLWTPKGQQEWKVDGLTGYLALCAALKRAVDDGLPIWDSAFYKNISINNMKHIFRGDNNTFIPRIFSKLRTLHRVGEVLVDKYKGTFKQCILSCNRNPMILGAILRDHFPSFYDMHTYDDETVPLNNKAWILVTDIWAFFPEEHELAINIEIKKIPTIFVDYRVPQILHHFNALVYSKNLLDKLEKSDKPLVHGSREELEIRCCSLIILKYAHKLMMDKYSDQYTVYLPELELSNFDGMCLFDNFLWDYRQLFDEQLKKNPLFKIDTDQY from the exons ATGCAGTCAAATCGCCAACGTGATACTGAGCAGCCAGATGATCAACGTTATATCAAACGAAGAAATAATACGGAACAAAAAGATCCGATACTCTATGTTGCCGAGAATGCCCAGAATGTGTCCATCAATATGAACGGCGTAACGAATATAGTGCTAGAG ACGTTACACTATATGCGCCGCAATTACGACAATCACAATTTAGATGCGGTCACATATAATTACGTGCGACTGTCGACCGAATTTCATCCTAAAGTAAATGATCCCACGGCAGCAGACTGGCTGTTCGTATTGAATACATTGAATTATTCACTCTGGACTCCAAAAGGCCAACAGGAATGGAAAGTTGACGGACTAACTGGCTACCTGGCATTGTGCGCTGCTCTTAAAAGAGCTGTTgac GATGGACTGCCAATTTGGGATTCtgcgttttataaaaacatatctATAAACAACATGAAACACATTTTCCGGGGTGATAACAACACTTTTATTCCAcgtattttctcaaaattaagaACTCTGCACCGTGTTGGAGAAGTTTTAGTGGACAAGTATAAAG GTACTTTCAAGCAATGTATCTTATCATGTAATCGCAATCCTATGATATTAGGGGCCATATTACGTGATCACTTCCCATCATTTTATGACATGCATACGTACGATGATGAAACAG TTCCTTTAAACAACAAAGCTTGGATATTAGTAACCGACATATGGGCCTTCTTTCCCGAGGAGCATGAGCTTGctattaatatagaaataaagaaaattccaACGATATTTGTCGATTACCGTGTTCCTCAGATTCTCCATCATTTTAACGCTCTCGTTTATAGTAAGAATTTGTTGGATAAGCTTGAAAAAAGTG ACAAACCTTTGGTACATGGCAGCAGAGAGGAATTAGAGATACGTTGTTGTTCacttataatactaaaatacGCGCATAAATTAATGATGGACAAGTATAGCGACCAGTATACTGTATATTTACCCGAATTAGAACTATCAAATTTCGATGGAATGTGTCTATTCGACAACTTTCTGTGGGACTATCGACAACTATTCGATGAGCAATTGAAGAAGAATCCATTATTCAAGATTGACACTgatcaatattaa
- the LOC105204124 gene encoding histone-lysine N-methyltransferase Su(var)3-9 isoform X2: protein MGGEEGLGVTTGQPNLYKQDLSKLDISKLTALSREVISRQATINIGTIGHVAHGKSTIVKAISGVQTVRFKNELERNITIKLDAANCSSSGESADIPGRTIDSKTPAVSKKRHLSPAGSTDAPSCAKMPRILDRMDRNNISHRLDRRHTLCSSSSTSSLASLLSSTSSSSLFSTSSSSSSLSISSSLISSSSKRLRARQAIMTQQMLKAFDSSSRTRSRSSSARDPGSDGRQSDYEESSSDGRLSAREGAITPRLNCELKEARVMLHDIMHCEKYRELAVARTMPSNPSPASGKKAKVWEVEKILQKREQNGQPVYLIKWKDWDSTYNTWEPYRNLTNCEDLLHEFEEERQKLIDRFKDQTNFYPDACDVQLFLHQMHKNMPIDDATSTAIAIIGQDRVYTEIRRFLKSSSPNLKIEAKIKRQILRMLLIELRRDQLEALQDWENEMNSITKGKPAIEVENRVDLEGAPHDFYYIDNYLPGAGVIIPDDPPIGCECDGECGTGNKSGCCFAQSCTSLPYTSARRMRMPLGTPIYECNKRCACDPSTCPNRVVQRGTDTQLTIFRTDNGRGWGVRTRRAIKKV from the exons ATGGGCGGTGAGGAAGGATTAGGTGTAACCACTGGCCAGCCGAATCTCTACAAGCAGGACTTGTCGAAACTC GATATTAGTAAATTAACTGCATTGTCACGCGAAGTAATCAGTAGACAGGCTACAATCAATATTG GTACTATTGGACATGTAGCGCATGGAAAATCGACCATTGTGAAAGCTATTTCAGGAGTGCAGACTGTTCGTTTTAAAAATGAACTGGAAAGGAATATCACTATTAAACTTG ACGCGGCGAATTGCAGTAGCAGCGGTGAATCAGCAGATATACCTGGCAGAACCATAGATAGCAAAACGCCAGCTGTTAGCAAAAAACGACACCTCTCCCCTGCTGGAAGCACTGACGCACCGTCGTGCGCCAAGATGCCCAGAATCCTCGACAGAATGGACCGCAACAACATATCTCATCGATTGGACCGCAGACACACGCTGTGTTCCTCCTCTTCTACCTCTTCATTGGCGTCACTATTGTCGTCaacatcatcatcgtcattgTTTTCgacatcgtcatcatcgtcatcattgTCAATATCTTCATCATTAATATCATCCTCGTCGAAGCGTTTGCGAGCGCGACAAGCAATTATGACGCAGCAAATGCTTAAGGCATTTGATAGCAGCTCTCGTACGCGTAGCAGAAGTTCGAGTGCAAGAGATCCAGGTAGTGATGGTCGGCAATCCGATTACGAGGAATCGTCGTCCGATGGTAGATTGTCCGCGCGAGAGGGCGCTATAACTCCGCGCCTTAACTGTGAACTGAAAGAAGCGCGGGTCATGCTACACGATATCATGCATTGTGAGAAGTATCGTGAATTAGCGGTAGCGAGAACGATGCCCAGCAATCCTTCTCCTGCATCCGGTAAGAAGGCAAAAGTTTGGGAGGTAGAAAAAATTCTACAGAAGCGGGAACAGAATGGGCAACCGGTATACTTGATTAAGTGGAAAGATTGGGATTCCACATATAACACGTGGGAACCATATCGCAATTTAACCAACTGCGAGGATCTTTTGCATGAATTTGAGGAAGAGCGGCAGAAATTGATCGATCGATTCAAAGATCAAACAAACTTCTATCCGGACGCGTGCGACGTTCAGCTCTTTCTTCATCAAATGCATAAGAACATGCCGATTGATGATGCCACATCCACTGCCATCGCCATTATCGGCCAAGACAGAGTgtatacggaaattcgtcgtttcCTAAAAAGCTCGTCACCAAATCTTAAGATAGAGGCGAAGATTAAACGGCAAATATTACGCATGCTACTGATTGAATTGCGACGCGACCAGCTCGAGGCGCTGCAGGATTGGGAAAATGAAATGAACAGTATTACTAAGGGCAAGCCGGCGATAGAAGTAGAGAATCGAGTGGATCTGGAAGGTGCACCGCAtgacttttattatattgacaATTATTTGCCAGGCGCTGGTGTCATAATACCGGATGATCCGCCAATCGGTTGCGAATGCGATGGCGAGTGTGGTACCGGCAACAAATCTGGCTGTTGTTTCGCGCAGAGCTGCACGTCATTGCCGTATACATCAGCGCGTCGAATGCGCATGCCCTTGGGTACGCCCATTTACGAATGTAATAAACGTTGTGCCTGCGACCCATCGACTTGTCCGAATCGGGTGGTGCAACGAGGTACTGATACGCAACTGACTATCTTTCGTACAGACAACGGACGTGGCTGGGGTGTGCGCACCCGGCGCGCGATTAAGAAAG TTTAA
- the LOC105194720 gene encoding ATP synthase subunit gamma, mitochondrial codes for MLGNRMSTILRLAAQEQQWQQQRGMATLKAISIRLKSVKNIQKITQSMKMVSAAKYNRAERDLKQARPLGVGTKVFYEQAEIEAPPEEPKKLVIAVTSDRGLCGAVHTGVSRNIRDRLLADSKERENTKIICIGEKSRAILQRLFANNILFVASEVGRKPPTFNDAAKIAIQIMNSGYSFGSGRIVYNRFKSVVSYAVDDLPLFDKNAVVTAPKLSIYDSLDEEVIQSYLEFSLASLLFYSMKEGACSEQSSRMTAMDNASKNAGEMIDKLTLTFNRTRQAVITRELIEIISGAAALD; via the exons ATGCTTGGCAATCGTATGTCAACAATCTTGCGGCTAGCCGCACAAGAGCAGCAATGGCAACAGCAAAGGGGGATGGCTACCCTCAAGGCAATTTCAATACGTTTAAAGTCTGTCAAGAATATTCAAAAGATTACACAGTCTATGAAGATGGTGTCAGCAGCTAAGTACAATCGAGCGGAGCGCGATTTGAAGCAGGCTCGGCCTCTCGGCGTCGGGACGAAGGTGTTTTACGAGCAGGCCGAGATCGAGGCACCGCCAGAAGAACCGAAGAAACTCGTTATTGCCGTGACCAGCGATCGCGGTCTTTGCGGTGCTGTGCACACCGGTGTATCTCGTAACATTCGCGACCGGTTATTAGCCGATTCTAAGGAGCGCGAGAATACAAAGATCATATGCATCGGTGAGAAGTCCCGGGCGATCCTTCAGCGACTATTCGCCAACAATATACTCTTTGTCGCATCTGAGGTCGGTCGCAAGCCGCCGACGTTCAACGATGCGGCCAAGATAGCAATACAAATAATGAACAGTGG TTATTCTTTTGGCTCCGGACGCATAGTATATAACAGGTTTAAGTCTGTGGTATCGTACGCGGTTGACGATCTACCGTTGTTTGATAAGAATGCAGTGGTCACCGCACCGAAACTATCGATTTACGATTCGCTCGACGAGGAGGTAATCCAGAGCTACTTGGAGTTCTCGCTCGCCTCGCTTCTGTTTTACTCGATGAAGGAAGGCGCTTGTAGCGAGCAATCCAGCCGTATGACGGCTATGGACAACGCTAGCAAGAACGCCGGAGAGATGATTGACAAGCTTACTCTCACTTTCAATCGCACTCGGCAGGCTGTGATTACCAGAGAATTGATCGAAATTATCTCTGGTGCCGCTGCTCTGGATTAA
- the LOC105206452 gene encoding uncharacterized protein LOC105206452 — translation MLDHDNIVWMKWGTPFFRGPFTDLFLHVRNVQCMKECAPYELMFMDCMEAYGYHKGKEKCRLILDDMFECIYKNKRILRVYKMEEERQRQFKSGERKNRYEETPPLDLY, via the coding sequence ATGCTAGACCACGATAATATCGTTTGGATGAAATGGGGTACACCCTTCTTTAGGGGGCCCTTCACAGATCTTTTCCTCCATGTACGCAATGTTCAGTGTATGAAAGAGTGTGCACCATATGAACTGATGTTTATGGACTGCATGGAGGCGTACGGGTATCACAAGGGCAAAGAAAAGTGCAGACTGATACTTGATGACATGTTTGAATGTATATATAAGAACAAGAGAATACTGCGCGTCTACAAAATGGAAGAGGAGCGACAGCGTCAGTTTAAGAGTGGCGAGAGAAAGAATCGCTATGAGGAAACTCCACCACTCGATCTGTATTAG
- the LOC105203105 gene encoding fibrous sheath-interacting protein 2 encodes MIKIKRITDIERFAETVPKPKGAVPSFGLPGWKMMPLEHKIPMIAGPKGAYSFTRQKIGKKLWGPKLEFDLNDPYCHETKFFYEPLHDEHLREFFSRPINLDRLLKADLITDDMDVKCSLRDYNAYRKYLRQVHADRIKRELRKKNRLFVEKRALSFAEDQARKEVERLKEKEKWASEREYLTQQRLLQEELKIRKLKEQAYKTTRRLKLLRLIRQEERRLINIKRNKRIEEIRQKCKIATEIARRKVIDTLVDWKKKDKARKKGKEKRLMNIQQQKEKDMEERHVYCSIYLR; translated from the exons atgattaaaattaaaagaattac AGATATAGAACGGTTCGCCGAGACGGTTCCCAAGCCAAAGGGAGCCGTGCCTAGCTTTGGTCTACCAGGATGGAAGATGATGCCTCTGGAGCATAAGATACCTATGATAGCTGGACCCAAAGGTGCTTACAGCTTCACACGACAAAAAATAGGAAAGAAATTATGGGGACCGAAATTAGAGTTTGATCTGAATGATCCTTACTGTCACGAgaccaaattcttttacgaacCCCTGCACGACGAGCATCTGCGCGAGTTCTTCTCCAGACCGATTAATCTAGACCGTCTACTGAAAGCTGACCTAATCACGGACGACATGGACGTGAAATGTTCGCTGCGCGATTACAATGCGTACAGAAAATACTTGAGGCAGGTGCACGCTGATCGTATCAAGAGagaactgagaaaaaaaaaccgtCTCTTCGTCGAGAAGAGAGCTTTAAGTTTCGCTGAGGACCAAGCACGTAAGGAAGTGGAAAG attgaaagaaaaagagaagtggGCAAGCGAGAGAGAGTATCTCACGCAGCAACGGCTGCTACAGGAGGAACTGAAAATCCGGAAGCTGAAGGAACAAGCGTACAAGACTACGCGAAGGTTGAAATTATTAAGACTCATTAGGCAAGAGGAACGACGGCTCATAAACATTAAGCGTAACAAGCGGATCGAGGAGATTCGGCAGAAATGTAAAATTGCAACGGAGATCGCCCGACGTAAAGTGATTGATACGTTGGTAGACTGGAAGAAAAAGGACAAGGCACGAAAGAAAGGCAAAGAGAAGAGACTAATGAATATTCAACAACAAAAGGAGAAAGATATGGAAGAAAGGCATGTATATTGTTctatatatttaagatag
- the LOC105204124 gene encoding eukaryotic translation initiation factor 2 subunit 3 isoform X3: protein MGGEEGLGVTTGQPNLYKQDLSKLDISKLTALSREVISRQATINIGTIGHVAHGKSTIVKAISGVQTVRFKNELERNITIKLGYANAKIYECENPKCPRPGRYISGGSSKDDSFPCLRPVCSGRFQLVRHVSFVDCPGHDILMATMLNGAAVMDAALLLIAGNESCPQPQTSEHLAAIEIMKLKHIVILQNKIDLVKEAQAKEQYEQILKFIQGTVAEGAPIIPISAQLKYNIEVLCEYITKKIPVPMRDFTSEPRLIVIRSFDVNKPGCEVDDLKGGVAGGSILRGVLKVGMEIEVRPGLVSKDSEGKLTCRPIFSRIVSLFAEQNELQFAVPGGLIGVGTKIEPTLCRADRLVGQILGSVGALPQIFIELEISYYLLKRLLGVRTEGDKKGARVPKLSRGEVLLVNIGSLSTGGRVLATRADLAKISLTNPVCTEIDEKIALSRRVEKHWRLIGWGQICGGQTIDPILDRK, encoded by the exons ATGGGCGGTGAGGAAGGATTAGGTGTAACCACTGGCCAGCCGAATCTCTACAAGCAGGACTTGTCGAAACTC GATATTAGTAAATTAACTGCATTGTCACGCGAAGTAATCAGTAGACAGGCTACAATCAATATTG GTACTATTGGACATGTAGCGCATGGAAAATCGACCATTGTGAAAGCTATTTCAGGAGTGCAGACTGTTCGTTTTAAAAATGAACTGGAAAGGAATATCACTATTAAACTTG GATACGCAAACGCGAAGATTTATGAGTGTGAAAATCCAAAATGTCCTCGACCTGGACGCTACATATCCGGTGGATCCAGCAAGGATGACTCGTTCCCCTGTTTGCGTCCGGTTTGTTCAGGAAGATTCCAACTGGTTCGGCATGTCTCCTTTGTCGATTGTCCTGGACACGATATTCTTATGGCGACTATGCTTAACGGAGCGGCTGTTATGGACGCCGCCTTGCTTTTAATCG CTGGTAACGAATCATGCCCGCAGCCTCAAACGTCGGAGCACTTGGCAGCTATCGAAATTATGAAACTCAAACACATAGTTATCTTGCAAAATAAGATCGACTTGGTTAAAGAAGCACAAGCCAAGGAGCAATACGAGCAAATCTTGAAGTTTATTCAAG gGACAGTGGCGGAAGGCGCTCCAATAATTCCGATTTCGGCACAATTGAAATACAATATCGAGGTACTGTGTGAATATATTACCAAGAAAATCCCGGTACCAATGAGAGATTTCACGTCAGAGCCTCGATTGATCGTTATTCGATCTTTCGATGTAAATAAACCAGGCTGCGAGGTGGACGACTTGAAAGGTGGTGTTGCTGGTGGCAGTATCCTTAGGGGAGTGTTGAAA GTTGGCATGGAAATTGAAGTTCGTCCAGGATTGGTATCCAAGGATAGCGAAGGCAAACTGACTTGTCGTCCGATTTTCTCGCGCATCGTGTCTCTATTCGCTGAACAAAATGAATTGCAATTTGCTGTACCGGGTGGTCTAAttg GTGTTGGAACCAAAATCGAGCCTACTTTGTGCCGTGCTGATCGTCTAGTCGGGCAAATATTAGGAAGTGTCGGCGCATTGCCACAGATATTCATCGAACTGGAAATCTCGTATTACTTATTAAAACGTTTATTAGGCGTGAGAACCGAGGGTGATAAAAAGGGTGCAAGA GTACCGAAACTATCGAGGGGAGAGGTACTGCTCGTTAACATTGGATCGTTGAGCACTGGTGGCAGAGTGCTAGCTACTCGTGCCGACTTAGCAAAGATCAGCTTGACGAATCCGGTGTGCACGGAGATCGACGAAAAAATTGCGTTATCCAGACGAGTGGAGAAGCACTGGCGTCTAATCGGATGGGGTCAGATTTGCGGCGGTCAAACAATAGACCCTATTTTAGATCGGAAATAA
- the LOC105204124 gene encoding uncharacterized protein LOC105204124 isoform X1, with protein sequence MGGEEGLGVTTGQPNLYKQDLSKLDISKLTALSREVISRQATINIGTIGHVAHGKSTIVKAISGVQTVRFKNELERNITIKLDAANCSSSGESADIPGRTIDSKTPAVSKKRHLSPAGSTDAPSCAKMPRILDRMDRNNISHRLDRRHTLCSSSSTSSLASLLSSTSSSSLFSTSSSSSSLSISSSLISSSSKRLRARQAIMTQQMLKAFDSSSRTRSRSSSARDPGSDGRQSDYEESSSDGRLSAREGAITPRLNCELKEARVMLHDIMHCEKYRELAVARTMPSNPSPASGKKAKVWEVEKILQKREQNGQPVYLIKWKDWDSTYNTWEPYRNLTNCEDLLHEFEEERQKLIDRFKDQTNFYPDACDVQLFLHQMHKNMPIDDATSTAIAIIGQDRVYTEIRRFLKSSSPNLKIEAKIKRQILRMLLIELRRDQLEALQDWENEMNSITKGKPAIEVENRVDLEGAPHDFYYIDNYLPGAGVIIPDDPPIGCECDGECGTGNKSGCCFAQSCTSLPYTSARRMRMPLGTPIYECNKRCACDPSTCPNRVVQRGTDTQLTIFRTDNGRGWGVRTRRAIKKGYANAKIYECENPKCPRPGRYISGGSSKDDSFPCLRPVCSGRFQLVRHVSFVDCPGHDILMATMLNGAAVMDAALLLIAGNESCPQPQTSEHLAAIEIMKLKHIVILQNKIDLVKEAQAKEQYEQILKFIQGTVAEGAPIIPISAQLKYNIEVLCEYITKKIPVPMRDFTSEPRLIVIRSFDVNKPGCEVDDLKGGVAGGSILRGVLKVGMEIEVRPGLVSKDSEGKLTCRPIFSRIVSLFAEQNELQFAVPGGLIGVGTKIEPTLCRADRLVGQILGSVGALPQIFIELEISYYLLKRLLGVRTEGDKKGARVPKLSRGEVLLVNIGSLSTGGRVLATRADLAKISLTNPVCTEIDEKIALSRRVEKHWRLIGWGQICGGQTIDPILDRK encoded by the exons ATGGGCGGTGAGGAAGGATTAGGTGTAACCACTGGCCAGCCGAATCTCTACAAGCAGGACTTGTCGAAACTC GATATTAGTAAATTAACTGCATTGTCACGCGAAGTAATCAGTAGACAGGCTACAATCAATATTG GTACTATTGGACATGTAGCGCATGGAAAATCGACCATTGTGAAAGCTATTTCAGGAGTGCAGACTGTTCGTTTTAAAAATGAACTGGAAAGGAATATCACTATTAAACTTG ACGCGGCGAATTGCAGTAGCAGCGGTGAATCAGCAGATATACCTGGCAGAACCATAGATAGCAAAACGCCAGCTGTTAGCAAAAAACGACACCTCTCCCCTGCTGGAAGCACTGACGCACCGTCGTGCGCCAAGATGCCCAGAATCCTCGACAGAATGGACCGCAACAACATATCTCATCGATTGGACCGCAGACACACGCTGTGTTCCTCCTCTTCTACCTCTTCATTGGCGTCACTATTGTCGTCaacatcatcatcgtcattgTTTTCgacatcgtcatcatcgtcatcattgTCAATATCTTCATCATTAATATCATCCTCGTCGAAGCGTTTGCGAGCGCGACAAGCAATTATGACGCAGCAAATGCTTAAGGCATTTGATAGCAGCTCTCGTACGCGTAGCAGAAGTTCGAGTGCAAGAGATCCAGGTAGTGATGGTCGGCAATCCGATTACGAGGAATCGTCGTCCGATGGTAGATTGTCCGCGCGAGAGGGCGCTATAACTCCGCGCCTTAACTGTGAACTGAAAGAAGCGCGGGTCATGCTACACGATATCATGCATTGTGAGAAGTATCGTGAATTAGCGGTAGCGAGAACGATGCCCAGCAATCCTTCTCCTGCATCCGGTAAGAAGGCAAAAGTTTGGGAGGTAGAAAAAATTCTACAGAAGCGGGAACAGAATGGGCAACCGGTATACTTGATTAAGTGGAAAGATTGGGATTCCACATATAACACGTGGGAACCATATCGCAATTTAACCAACTGCGAGGATCTTTTGCATGAATTTGAGGAAGAGCGGCAGAAATTGATCGATCGATTCAAAGATCAAACAAACTTCTATCCGGACGCGTGCGACGTTCAGCTCTTTCTTCATCAAATGCATAAGAACATGCCGATTGATGATGCCACATCCACTGCCATCGCCATTATCGGCCAAGACAGAGTgtatacggaaattcgtcgtttcCTAAAAAGCTCGTCACCAAATCTTAAGATAGAGGCGAAGATTAAACGGCAAATATTACGCATGCTACTGATTGAATTGCGACGCGACCAGCTCGAGGCGCTGCAGGATTGGGAAAATGAAATGAACAGTATTACTAAGGGCAAGCCGGCGATAGAAGTAGAGAATCGAGTGGATCTGGAAGGTGCACCGCAtgacttttattatattgacaATTATTTGCCAGGCGCTGGTGTCATAATACCGGATGATCCGCCAATCGGTTGCGAATGCGATGGCGAGTGTGGTACCGGCAACAAATCTGGCTGTTGTTTCGCGCAGAGCTGCACGTCATTGCCGTATACATCAGCGCGTCGAATGCGCATGCCCTTGGGTACGCCCATTTACGAATGTAATAAACGTTGTGCCTGCGACCCATCGACTTGTCCGAATCGGGTGGTGCAACGAGGTACTGATACGCAACTGACTATCTTTCGTACAGACAACGGACGTGGCTGGGGTGTGCGCACCCGGCGCGCGATTAAGAAAG GATACGCAAACGCGAAGATTTATGAGTGTGAAAATCCAAAATGTCCTCGACCTGGACGCTACATATCCGGTGGATCCAGCAAGGATGACTCGTTCCCCTGTTTGCGTCCGGTTTGTTCAGGAAGATTCCAACTGGTTCGGCATGTCTCCTTTGTCGATTGTCCTGGACACGATATTCTTATGGCGACTATGCTTAACGGAGCGGCTGTTATGGACGCCGCCTTGCTTTTAATCG CTGGTAACGAATCATGCCCGCAGCCTCAAACGTCGGAGCACTTGGCAGCTATCGAAATTATGAAACTCAAACACATAGTTATCTTGCAAAATAAGATCGACTTGGTTAAAGAAGCACAAGCCAAGGAGCAATACGAGCAAATCTTGAAGTTTATTCAAG gGACAGTGGCGGAAGGCGCTCCAATAATTCCGATTTCGGCACAATTGAAATACAATATCGAGGTACTGTGTGAATATATTACCAAGAAAATCCCGGTACCAATGAGAGATTTCACGTCAGAGCCTCGATTGATCGTTATTCGATCTTTCGATGTAAATAAACCAGGCTGCGAGGTGGACGACTTGAAAGGTGGTGTTGCTGGTGGCAGTATCCTTAGGGGAGTGTTGAAA GTTGGCATGGAAATTGAAGTTCGTCCAGGATTGGTATCCAAGGATAGCGAAGGCAAACTGACTTGTCGTCCGATTTTCTCGCGCATCGTGTCTCTATTCGCTGAACAAAATGAATTGCAATTTGCTGTACCGGGTGGTCTAAttg GTGTTGGAACCAAAATCGAGCCTACTTTGTGCCGTGCTGATCGTCTAGTCGGGCAAATATTAGGAAGTGTCGGCGCATTGCCACAGATATTCATCGAACTGGAAATCTCGTATTACTTATTAAAACGTTTATTAGGCGTGAGAACCGAGGGTGATAAAAAGGGTGCAAGA GTACCGAAACTATCGAGGGGAGAGGTACTGCTCGTTAACATTGGATCGTTGAGCACTGGTGGCAGAGTGCTAGCTACTCGTGCCGACTTAGCAAAGATCAGCTTGACGAATCCGGTGTGCACGGAGATCGACGAAAAAATTGCGTTATCCAGACGAGTGGAGAAGCACTGGCGTCTAATCGGATGGGGTCAGATTTGCGGCGGTCAAACAATAGACCCTATTTTAGATCGGAAATAA